One genomic segment of Oleidesulfovibrio alaskensis DSM 16109 includes these proteins:
- a CDS encoding amidase, translated as MTTQSDTPPYAALSMQELGTLDAVALRGLIRSGQITPDEVLHTVFQAMEALNPAINAVVQPMKTQAYAELRHIDPEAALYGVPYLLKDLGPSYAGVPTRMACMALKDGFFPGEDSHLTHRFRTLGMVPAGKSATPEFGLTATTDSVLHGQTRNPWDVTRSPGGSSGGSASAVAAGIVPVAHGNDGGGSIRIPAAACGLVGFKCSRGLLSWAPELGECWGALATNGVLTRTVRDSAAALDGLCGTGLGDPYPFPRPPLPFSTEIRRETGRLKIGYALQWPAGAAPASEDCRNAVMHTARLLEGMGHHVEEAAPDLHCDEVADIFMTIVAAQVIVTLGPLISPAGMPDERHAEKLTRLLWEKGQRETGAHYAGALNRMHLLGRAMARFFERYDVLLTPVMTTPPAKLGAYSLQQMELDDYAAMLGTFIPYTPPFNMAGSPAVSLPLYATEHGLPVGVQLGAGTGRDGLLFRLAARLEEAAPWHTRVPAVHVSRLETTGRH; from the coding sequence ATGACCACGCAGTCAGACACCCCGCCATATGCCGCCCTTTCCATGCAGGAACTGGGAACACTGGATGCCGTGGCCCTTCGGGGGCTTATCCGTTCCGGCCAGATTACGCCGGACGAAGTGCTGCATACCGTATTTCAAGCCATGGAGGCACTGAATCCGGCCATCAACGCCGTGGTGCAGCCCATGAAGACGCAGGCATATGCCGAACTGCGGCATATTGATCCGGAAGCGGCTCTCTACGGAGTACCGTATCTGCTCAAAGACCTGGGCCCGTCATACGCGGGTGTGCCCACCCGCATGGCGTGCATGGCGCTGAAAGACGGCTTTTTTCCCGGCGAAGACAGCCACCTGACACACCGCTTCCGCACGCTGGGCATGGTGCCGGCAGGCAAAAGCGCAACGCCGGAATTCGGCCTGACAGCCACCACGGACAGTGTGCTGCACGGCCAGACACGCAACCCGTGGGATGTGACCCGTTCTCCGGGCGGTTCCAGCGGTGGTTCAGCTTCTGCCGTGGCAGCCGGTATCGTACCCGTTGCACATGGCAACGACGGGGGCGGCTCCATACGCATTCCTGCTGCAGCCTGCGGTCTGGTGGGCTTCAAATGCAGCCGGGGTCTGCTTTCATGGGCGCCGGAGCTGGGAGAATGCTGGGGCGCGCTTGCCACCAACGGCGTGCTGACACGCACCGTACGCGACAGTGCGGCAGCCCTTGACGGGCTGTGCGGCACAGGGCTGGGCGACCCGTATCCTTTTCCGCGGCCGCCGCTGCCGTTCAGTACCGAAATACGCAGAGAAACCGGACGGCTGAAGATAGGATACGCACTGCAGTGGCCCGCCGGAGCGGCCCCCGCGTCCGAAGACTGCCGCAATGCGGTCATGCACACGGCCCGTCTGCTGGAAGGCATGGGACACCATGTGGAAGAAGCAGCTCCCGACCTGCACTGCGACGAAGTGGCCGACATTTTCATGACCATTGTCGCCGCACAGGTGATAGTCACGCTGGGCCCGCTCATTTCGCCCGCAGGCATGCCGGATGAACGCCATGCCGAAAAACTGACCCGCCTTCTGTGGGAAAAAGGGCAGCGCGAAACCGGCGCACACTATGCGGGTGCACTCAACCGCATGCACCTGCTGGGAAGGGCCATGGCCCGCTTTTTCGAGCGCTACGACGTGCTGCTGACGCCTGTCATGACCACGCCCCCCGCAAAGCTGGGCGCATATTCCCTGCAGCAGATGGAGCTGGACGACTATGCCGCCATGCTGGGAACATTCATTCCCTATACGCCGCCCTTCAACATGGCCGGTTCACCCGCCGTATCGCTGCCGCTGTATGCCACTGAACACGGTCTGCCCGTGGGTGTTCAGCTGGGCGCAGGCACAGGCCGCGACGGGCTGCTGTTCCGTCTGGCTGCCCGGCTGGAGGAGGCCGCTCCGTGGCACACACGCGTTCCCGCCGTGCATGTTTCACGGCTGGAAACCACAGGCAGACACTAA
- a CDS encoding septal ring lytic transglycosylase RlpA family protein, translating to MHHPALQRRTARIILLLMLAALLSLAGGCGKKVLDTSPRPAPKGPVKSHTYTIDGKSYTTMTSAHGYTEEGLASWYGKDFHGRRTANGEVYDMYGMTAAHKLLPFGTRLRVTNLENGKAINVVVNDRGPFVKDRIIDLTYTGAQRLDMVGPGIARVRIESLEDVPTYTNGEMSGRFYVQVGAFAKRENAESLSSRMKAEGKPARLVYADDIGFWRVQVGVYSKLSNAEAVRESMRREFPNSFIVAD from the coding sequence ATGCACCATCCGGCACTGCAACGCCGTACCGCCAGAATCATACTGCTGCTCATGCTCGCTGCATTACTGTCTCTTGCCGGCGGCTGCGGCAAAAAAGTTCTGGACACCTCACCCCGTCCGGCACCTAAAGGCCCCGTAAAATCGCACACCTATACCATTGACGGCAAATCATACACCACCATGACATCCGCTCACGGCTACACCGAAGAAGGGCTGGCGTCATGGTACGGTAAAGATTTTCACGGCAGGCGCACGGCCAACGGCGAAGTCTATGACATGTACGGCATGACCGCCGCGCACAAACTGCTGCCCTTCGGCACGCGGCTGCGCGTGACCAACCTTGAAAACGGCAAAGCCATCAACGTGGTGGTCAACGACCGCGGCCCCTTTGTGAAAGACCGCATCATCGACCTTACCTACACGGGCGCGCAGCGTCTCGACATGGTGGGGCCGGGCATTGCACGGGTGCGCATCGAATCGCTGGAAGACGTGCCCACATACACCAACGGCGAAATGAGCGGACGCTTCTATGTGCAGGTAGGCGCTTTTGCCAAGCGCGAAAACGCCGAAAGCCTGAGCAGCCGCATGAAGGCCGAAGGCAAACCGGCACGGCTGGTCTATGCCGATGATATCGGCTTCTGGCGGGTGCAGGTCGGTGTGTATTCCAAACTGTCCAATGCCGAAGCCGTGCGTGAATCCATGCGCCGCGAATTCCCCAACAGCTTTATTGTGGCGGACTGA
- a CDS encoding triose-phosphate isomerase: MSLLHLNRPVTRLSLQNREDPELYRDIFPYSKISRIAFDDIHIMPRPADPMFITDTTFRDGQQARPPYTVKQISEIFDMLHLLGGMSGLIRASEFFMYSDKDRRAIDACRAKGYKYPQITGWIRANENDLKIAKSMEFTEVGMLTSVSDYHIHLKLGLDRQQAMENYLRVIEKALEWGITPRCHFEDITRADIHGFCLPFASRLMELSRQSKLPVKIRLCDTMGYGVPYPGATLPRSVPRVVRAFTDEAGVPGDWLEWHGHNDFHKVLVNGVTAWLYGCGGVNGTLMGFGERTGNSPIEALVIEYISLTGEDDAANTHIISEIGEYFERELEYRIPDNYPFVGKDFNATSAGIHVDGLNKNEEIYNIFDTRKILNRSVPIIITDKSGRAGVAYWINNYLRVPEGRQVSKTHPAVGQIYNRIMQAYEGGRTTSFSNQEMTKLVKRYLPELFVSEFDSLKTVARQLASTIILKLAAECVIVPQKSEYPCLSDFVRQFSFIQYLYLTDVRGTLLASVITDPAYNERYQELPLGYDFSNRQWFQRPSQTGELHVTDLYQSQFTGKLILTVSAPVTDENDDIMGIVGADIQLEELLNRKAMLEDNEKDA; encoded by the coding sequence ATGAGCCTTTTGCACCTGAACCGCCCGGTAACCCGGCTGTCGCTGCAGAACAGAGAAGATCCCGAACTGTACCGCGACATATTTCCCTATTCCAAAATCAGCAGAATCGCCTTTGACGATATCCACATCATGCCGCGCCCTGCCGATCCCATGTTCATCACGGATACCACCTTCCGTGACGGACAGCAGGCCCGGCCGCCCTATACGGTAAAGCAGATTTCCGAAATTTTTGACATGCTGCACCTGCTGGGCGGCATGAGCGGCCTCATCCGCGCGTCGGAATTTTTCATGTACTCCGACAAAGACAGGCGCGCCATAGATGCCTGCCGCGCCAAAGGGTACAAATATCCGCAGATCACAGGATGGATACGGGCCAATGAAAATGATCTGAAGATCGCAAAATCAATGGAATTCACCGAAGTGGGCATGCTCACATCGGTTTCGGATTATCACATACATCTCAAGCTGGGACTTGACCGGCAGCAGGCCATGGAAAACTACCTGCGCGTGATCGAAAAAGCGCTTGAATGGGGCATCACCCCGCGCTGCCATTTCGAAGACATCACCCGCGCAGACATTCACGGCTTCTGCCTGCCCTTTGCCTCGCGCCTGATGGAACTGTCGCGCCAGAGCAAGCTGCCCGTCAAAATACGTCTGTGCGACACCATGGGATACGGTGTGCCCTATCCCGGCGCCACCCTGCCCCGTTCTGTTCCCCGTGTGGTGCGGGCCTTCACCGACGAAGCGGGCGTGCCGGGAGACTGGCTGGAATGGCACGGACACAACGACTTCCACAAGGTGCTGGTCAACGGCGTCACCGCATGGCTGTATGGCTGCGGCGGTGTCAACGGCACACTGATGGGCTTTGGCGAACGCACGGGCAACTCGCCCATAGAGGCGCTGGTCATCGAATACATTTCGCTTACCGGAGAGGATGACGCGGCCAACACGCATATCATTTCCGAAATAGGCGAATACTTCGAACGCGAGCTTGAGTACCGCATTCCGGACAACTATCCGTTTGTGGGCAAAGACTTTAACGCCACAAGCGCCGGTATCCATGTGGACGGGCTGAATAAAAACGAAGAGATCTACAACATCTTCGACACCCGCAAAATACTCAACCGTTCCGTACCCATTATCATCACCGATAAATCGGGACGCGCAGGGGTCGCATACTGGATCAACAACTACCTGCGGGTGCCTGAAGGAAGACAGGTTTCCAAAACGCATCCCGCCGTGGGGCAGATATACAACCGCATCATGCAGGCTTATGAAGGCGGCCGCACCACGTCGTTCTCCAATCAGGAAATGACTAAACTGGTCAAACGCTACCTGCCCGAGCTTTTCGTCTCCGAATTCGATTCGCTGAAGACGGTGGCCCGGCAGCTGGCATCCACCATCATTCTCAAACTGGCCGCCGAATGTGTCATTGTACCGCAGAAAAGCGAGTATCCCTGCCTCAGCGATTTTGTGCGGCAGTTCTCGTTCATCCAGTACCTGTACCTCACCGACGTACGCGGCACGCTGCTGGCTTCCGTCATCACCGATCCGGCTTACAACGAGCGTTATCAGGAACTGCCGCTGGGCTACGACTTCTCCAACAGGCAATGGTTCCAGCGGCCCTCGCAGACCGGCGAACTGCATGTGACCGACCTGTACCAGTCACAGTTCACGGGCAAGCTTATTCTGACCGTTTCGGCACCGGTGACCGATGAAAATGACGACATCATGGGTATCGTGGGGGCGGACATCCAGCTGGAAGAACTGCTTAACCGCAAGGCCATGCTTGAAGATAATGAAAAAGACGCCTGA
- a CDS encoding type I restriction enzyme HsdR N-terminal domain-containing protein produces the protein MHEVSLGQTIRDYLTGTDIENTTYEDLRQALAQLMVEELGYPAALLEPRISVRFPVDGKQYCRTVDLAAQDDDGRPFLYILFVPGQVNTFTRESLAAARLGKHGPVPLVAVTDTRDALLLETAGGTTLRDGMRALPPRSRALELARQHPAVPLTPERTLREQRILYTYSEFMKTCCDESVCML, from the coding sequence ATGCATGAAGTCAGTCTGGGACAGACCATCCGCGACTATCTGACAGGAACGGACATAGAAAACACCACCTACGAAGACCTGCGGCAGGCGCTGGCGCAGCTGATGGTGGAAGAGCTGGGGTATCCGGCAGCATTGCTTGAACCCAGAATTTCCGTCCGTTTTCCCGTTGACGGAAAACAATACTGCCGCACTGTGGACCTTGCCGCGCAGGATGATGACGGCAGACCGTTTCTGTATATTCTTTTCGTGCCCGGCCAGGTGAACACCTTCACCCGCGAAAGTCTGGCCGCAGCGCGGCTGGGCAAGCACGGCCCCGTTCCTCTGGTGGCCGTTACCGATACCCGTGACGCCCTGCTGCTGGAAACCGCCGGCGGCACCACGCTGCGCGACGGCATGCGCGCACTGCCGCCGCGCTCCCGCGCGCTGGAACTGGCGCGGCAGCACCCCGCCGTTCCTCTGACGCCGGAACGCACCCTGCGTGAGCAGCGCATCCTGTACACATACAGTGAATTCATGAAGACCTGCTGCGACGAATCCGTGTGCATGCTCTGA
- the dsrA gene encoding dissimilatory-type sulfite reductase subunit alpha → MAKHATPKLDQLESGPWPSFVSDIKQEAEMRAKNPKGLDYQIPVDCPEDLLGVLELSYNEGETHWKHGGIVGVFGYGGGVIGRYCDQPEMFPGVAHFHTVRVNQPAGKFYTSEYLRKLCDIWDLRGSGLTNMHGSTGDIVLLGTTTPQLEEIFWELTHDLETDLGGSGSNLRTPAACMGESRCEYACYDSQQMCYDLTQEYQDELHRPAFPYKFKFKFDACPNGCVASIARSDFSVIGTWKDSIKIDQDAVAEYVAGKIAPNAGAHSGRDWGKFDIEAEVVNRCPSKALSWDGSKLSVNAKDCVRCMHCINTMPKAVRIGDERGASILVGAKAPILDGAQMGSLLVPFIEAKDPWDEVKEVIENIWDWWMEEGKNRERVGETIKRLSLQKLLEVTNTAPQPQHVVEPRSNPYIFFKEEEVPGGWDRDITEYRKRHQR, encoded by the coding sequence ATGGCTAAACATGCAACTCCCAAGTTGGACCAGCTCGAGTCCGGGCCTTGGCCCAGCTTCGTGTCCGACATCAAGCAGGAAGCCGAAATGCGGGCGAAGAACCCCAAGGGTCTGGACTACCAGATTCCCGTGGACTGCCCCGAAGACCTGCTCGGTGTCCTTGAGTTGTCCTACAACGAAGGTGAAACGCACTGGAAGCACGGCGGTATCGTGGGTGTTTTCGGTTACGGCGGCGGCGTTATCGGCCGTTACTGTGACCAGCCCGAAATGTTCCCCGGCGTGGCACATTTCCACACCGTCCGCGTGAACCAGCCTGCAGGTAAGTTCTACACCTCCGAATACCTGCGCAAGCTCTGCGATATCTGGGACCTGCGCGGTTCCGGCCTGACCAACATGCACGGCTCCACCGGTGACATCGTTCTGCTGGGTACCACCACTCCCCAGCTGGAAGAGATTTTCTGGGAACTGACCCACGATCTGGAAACCGACCTCGGCGGTTCCGGCTCCAACCTGCGTACCCCTGCTGCCTGTATGGGTGAATCGCGCTGCGAATACGCATGTTACGATTCCCAGCAGATGTGCTACGATCTTACTCAGGAATATCAGGACGAACTTCACCGTCCCGCATTCCCCTACAAGTTCAAGTTCAAGTTCGATGCCTGCCCCAACGGCTGCGTTGCTTCCATCGCACGTTCCGACTTCTCCGTGATCGGTACATGGAAAGACTCCATCAAGATCGATCAGGACGCAGTTGCCGAATACGTTGCCGGCAAGATCGCACCCAACGCCGGTGCACACTCCGGCCGCGACTGGGGCAAGTTCGACATCGAAGCTGAAGTTGTTAACCGTTGCCCCTCCAAGGCTCTTAGCTGGGACGGTTCCAAGCTGTCCGTGAACGCCAAGGACTGCGTACGTTGCATGCACTGCATCAACACCATGCCCAAGGCTGTTCGCATCGGTGACGAGCGCGGCGCCTCCATTCTGGTCGGCGCAAAGGCTCCCATTCTCGACGGCGCCCAGATGGGCTCCCTGCTGGTTCCCTTCATCGAAGCCAAGGACCCCTGGGACGAAGTCAAGGAAGTCATTGAGAACATCTGGGACTGGTGGATGGAAGAAGGCAAGAACCGCGAACGTGTGGGTGAAACCATCAAGCGCCTCAGCCTGCAGAAGCTGCTTGAAGTTACCAATACGGCTCCCCAGCCGCAGCACGTTGTCGAGCCTCGTTCCAACCCCTACATCTTCTTCAAGGAAGAAGAAGTTCCCGGTGGTTGGGATCGTGACATCACGGAATACCGTAAGAGACACCAGCGCTAA
- the dsrB gene encoding dissimilatory-type sulfite reductase subunit beta gives MAFISSGYNPEKPMEGRITDIGPQHYAQFYPPVIARNKGKWLYHEIIEPGVLVHVAESGEKVYTVRVGAARLMSITHIREICEIADKHCGGHLRFTTRNNVEFMVETEEAMKALRDDLASRKFDGGSKKFPVGGTGAGISNIVHTQGWVHCHTPATDASGPVKAIMDEVFEDFQSMRLPAPVRISLACCINMCGAVHCSDIGVVGIHRKPPMIDHAWTDQLCEIPLAVASCPTAAVRPTKVELDGKKVNSIAIKNERCMYCGNCYTMCPALPISDGEGDGCVIMVGGKVSNRISMPKFSKVVVAYIPNEAPRWPTLTNTIKHIIEVYSENAMKYERLGDWAERIGWERFFQLTGLEFTHHLIDDFRDPAYYTWRQSTQFKF, from the coding sequence ATGGCATTCATCTCTTCTGGATACAATCCCGAAAAACCGATGGAAGGTCGGATTACCGACATTGGCCCGCAGCATTACGCACAGTTCTACCCGCCTGTTATCGCACGTAACAAGGGTAAGTGGCTGTACCACGAAATCATCGAACCCGGCGTTCTGGTGCACGTGGCTGAATCCGGCGAAAAAGTGTACACCGTCCGTGTGGGCGCTGCACGTCTGATGTCCATCACCCACATTCGCGAAATCTGCGAAATCGCAGACAAGCATTGCGGCGGACATCTGCGTTTCACCACTCGTAACAACGTTGAATTCATGGTGGAAACCGAAGAAGCCATGAAAGCTCTGCGTGACGACCTTGCTTCGCGCAAGTTCGACGGCGGTTCCAAGAAGTTCCCCGTGGGCGGCACCGGTGCTGGTATTTCCAACATCGTGCACACTCAGGGCTGGGTACACTGCCACACCCCCGCCACCGACGCTTCCGGTCCGGTTAAGGCCATCATGGACGAAGTCTTCGAAGACTTCCAGAGCATGCGCCTTCCCGCTCCCGTGCGTATTTCGCTGGCCTGCTGCATCAACATGTGCGGCGCCGTTCACTGCTCCGACATCGGCGTTGTGGGTATCCACCGCAAGCCCCCGATGATCGACCACGCATGGACCGACCAGCTGTGCGAAATCCCGCTGGCCGTTGCTTCCTGCCCCACCGCCGCTGTTCGTCCCACCAAGGTTGAACTGGACGGCAAAAAGGTGAACAGCATCGCCATCAAGAACGAACGCTGCATGTACTGCGGTAACTGCTACACCATGTGCCCCGCACTGCCCATCTCCGACGGTGAAGGCGACGGTTGCGTGATCATGGTCGGCGGTAAGGTTTCCAACCGTATCAGCATGCCCAAGTTCTCCAAGGTTGTGGTTGCGTACATCCCCAACGAGGCTCCTCGCTGGCCCACGCTGACCAATACCATCAAGCACATCATCGAAGTCTACTCGGAAAACGCTATGAAATACGAGCGTCTGGGCGACTGGGCTGAACGTATCGGCTGGGAACGCTTCTTCCAGCTGACCGGTCTTGAGTTCACCCACCACCTGATCGACGACTTCCGCGATCCGGCCTACTACACCTGGCGTCAGAGCACCCAGTTCAAGTTCTAG
- a CDS encoding dissimilatory sulfite reductase D family protein — MDDKQIIVDFIESKSKSKSKFYFNDFLPLFPDMKPREVKKILTKLVNEEVLEFWSSGSTTMYGMKGAGKQASAEGE, encoded by the coding sequence ATGGATGACAAGCAGATTATTGTGGACTTCATCGAGTCCAAATCCAAATCCAAATCCAAGTTTTACTTCAACGACTTCCTGCCCCTGTTCCCCGACATGAAGCCCCGCGAAGTGAAGAAGATTCTGACCAAGCTGGTGAACGAAGAAGTGCTGGAATTCTGGTCTTCCGGTTCCACCACCATGTACGGCATGAAAGGCGCCGGCAAGCAGGCCAGCGCTGAAGGCGAATAA
- a CDS encoding cobyrinate a,c-diamide synthase, with protein MSIPRVIIAGLNGGSGKTIVSLGLCRAWTRAGRNVKPFKKGPDYIDARWLALATGNPATNLDPYLVSAQVMRSLFVTAGKGYDGAVIEGNRGLYDGKDVTGSCSTAEVARQLDTPVVLVMNCTKMTRTAAALVGGMAAFEPDLNLAGVVLNQTANERHRGVLRAAIEQYTDVPVLGALPRMRSNPIPERHMGLWSDTEMHDSRSPLDAVADFLCDNADVERIWQIARQVPAADSALIPDLWDMLPADAAAGPVRIGYVRDAALWFYYEENLEALRRAGAELVELTLLDDAPWPELHGLYLGGGFPETLAERLSANIAARARVKSLSEAGMPVYAECGGFMYLGRTLRYGGVEYPMADVFPVCTTVHERPQGLGYVEARVVEDNPFHATGTRVRGHEFHYSRAVAYEGESVRHAFRMERGEGMGEDADGMIVRNTFAGYTHLFAPGEPHWAVNFVRAAARYRDAEAD; from the coding sequence GTGAGCATTCCCAGAGTCATCATAGCGGGTCTGAACGGCGGTTCGGGAAAAACCATAGTCAGTCTGGGGCTTTGCCGTGCATGGACACGCGCCGGCCGCAACGTGAAGCCGTTCAAAAAAGGGCCGGACTACATTGATGCCCGCTGGCTTGCGCTGGCAACGGGTAACCCGGCCACGAATCTGGATCCGTATCTGGTTTCCGCGCAGGTCATGCGTTCACTGTTTGTCACGGCGGGCAAAGGCTACGACGGAGCCGTGATTGAAGGCAACAGGGGGCTGTATGACGGCAAGGATGTCACAGGCAGCTGTTCCACGGCCGAAGTGGCGCGGCAGCTGGACACCCCGGTGGTGCTGGTGATGAACTGCACCAAAATGACCCGCACTGCCGCCGCACTGGTGGGCGGCATGGCGGCTTTTGAGCCTGATCTCAATCTGGCCGGAGTGGTGTTGAACCAGACAGCCAACGAACGGCATCGCGGCGTACTGCGCGCCGCCATCGAACAGTATACCGATGTGCCCGTGCTCGGGGCGCTGCCGCGTATGCGCAGCAACCCCATACCGGAGCGGCACATGGGGCTGTGGTCAGATACCGAAATGCACGACAGCCGGTCGCCTTTAGATGCCGTGGCAGATTTTTTATGTGACAACGCCGATGTGGAGCGCATCTGGCAGATAGCGCGTCAGGTCCCTGCTGCTGATTCAGCTCTCATCCCCGACCTGTGGGATATGCTGCCCGCGGATGCCGCTGCGGGGCCGGTGCGCATCGGCTATGTGCGCGATGCGGCGCTGTGGTTTTATTATGAAGAAAATCTGGAAGCCCTGCGCCGTGCCGGTGCCGAGCTGGTGGAACTGACCCTGCTGGATGATGCGCCGTGGCCGGAACTCCATGGCCTGTATCTGGGGGGTGGTTTTCCCGAGACTCTGGCGGAGCGTCTTTCCGCCAATATTGCGGCGCGGGCGCGTGTAAAGTCGCTTTCAGAAGCGGGTATGCCCGTGTATGCCGAGTGCGGCGGTTTTATGTATCTGGGACGCACCCTGCGGTATGGCGGAGTTGAATACCCCATGGCGGATGTTTTTCCGGTATGCACAACCGTGCATGAACGGCCGCAGGGGCTGGGCTATGTGGAAGCCCGTGTGGTGGAGGACAACCCTTTTCACGCCACAGGTACCCGTGTGCGCGGCCACGAATTTCATTATTCGCGTGCGGTGGCGTATGAGGGCGAATCTGTGCGCCATGCGTTCAGAATGGAGCGGGGCGAAGGTATGGGTGAAGATGCAGACGGCATGATAGTACGCAATACCTTTGCAGGGTATACCCACCTTTTTGCTCCGGGCGAACCGCACTGGGCAGTGAATTTTGTGCGGGCTGCGGCCCGTTATCGTGACGCAGAAGCTGATTGA
- a CDS encoding DMT family transporter — protein sequence MIYLKLVLSALIWGGTFVAGRLAAAELGPFSCAFLRFAMASVCLTFLARLQEGGLPALTRKTLPGVLLLGLSGVFAYNAFFFLGLQTVAAGRAAVIIALNPVFIALFAALLLREPLSGLRLTGIALSVCGAITVISRADPLALFTHALSAGDMAIFGCVASWVTYSLAGRKVMADLSPLASVTWSCITGALMLFPFALSEGLPARMGSISLTTWTSITYLALLGTVAAFTWFYQGVKAIGASRAGVFINIVPVSAILLAALLLDEPVALSLLGGAVLVGCGVWLTNRH from the coding sequence ATGATCTACCTGAAACTTGTTCTTTCCGCACTCATCTGGGGCGGAACATTTGTGGCGGGACGTCTGGCAGCGGCCGAACTCGGCCCCTTTTCCTGTGCATTTCTGCGTTTTGCCATGGCCTCGGTATGCCTGACCTTCCTCGCCCGCCTGCAGGAAGGCGGACTGCCCGCCCTGACGCGCAAAACCCTTCCGGGCGTGCTGCTGCTGGGGCTGTCCGGCGTATTCGCCTACAATGCCTTTTTCTTTCTGGGGCTTCAGACCGTAGCTGCCGGTCGCGCTGCAGTAATCATTGCCCTAAACCCCGTATTCATAGCTCTTTTCGCCGCGCTTCTGCTGCGCGAGCCGCTGTCCGGCCTGCGCCTGACAGGAATAGCACTCTCTGTCTGCGGCGCCATCACCGTCATCTCACGGGCGGACCCGCTGGCCCTGTTCACACACGCGCTTTCCGCAGGAGACATGGCCATCTTCGGATGTGTGGCAAGCTGGGTGACTTACTCATTGGCCGGACGCAAAGTCATGGCCGATCTTTCGCCGCTGGCATCGGTAACATGGTCATGCATCACCGGCGCGCTCATGCTGTTTCCTTTCGCCCTGTCCGAAGGCCTTCCGGCCCGCATGGGTTCCATCTCACTCACCACGTGGACATCCATAACCTATCTTGCCCTGCTGGGCACCGTGGCGGCATTCACATGGTTTTATCAGGGGGTCAAAGCCATAGGAGCATCACGCGCAGGCGTTTTCATCAACATTGTGCCGGTAAGCGCAATTCTGCTGGCTGCCCTGCTGCTGGACGAACCCGTGGCCCTTTCGCTGCTGGGCGGCGCAGTGCTGGTAGGCTGCGGCGTGTGGCTGACCAACAGACACTGA
- a CDS encoding septal ring lytic transglycosylase RlpA family protein, with the protein MTFSLRIRGCRSAAVLAAAALLWMLAAAGHAETVKTPPRLLEGMASWYGEFFQGRPTASGEPFDMNALTAAHMTLPLGSIVRVVNLENGKTVIVRINDRGPFKKQYVIDLSRQAAVRLDMLQKGTARVRIEPLDRNVIDGEAPQAVVPAAIRRTAQRNATGDEQKAVSQAGTAPAGGQTGTAQPSAGQHDSAETAAAAGATKAGMTAAVSQGRADSSVAAPIAERDGVASPDHAPQGGSHAKEPVKEQQPQPAANSTRQALAVAAAITGADHDKAAHKTALPEESGVRDGNYVKKLPSGVYVQAGAFSRRENARNFAQQLEKEGFGPVLWSAKNSAGSLWLVVAGPFADKAQAYNRLAALRNAGHNGYLKVVAP; encoded by the coding sequence ATGACTTTTTCATTGCGCATAAGGGGATGCCGTTCCGCGGCCGTGCTGGCTGCTGCGGCGTTGTTGTGGATGCTGGCCGCTGCGGGGCATGCTGAAACTGTAAAAACCCCTCCCCGGCTGCTGGAAGGAATGGCTTCGTGGTACGGCGAATTTTTTCAGGGCCGTCCCACAGCCAGCGGCGAACCGTTTGACATGAATGCGCTTACTGCGGCGCATATGACTCTGCCGCTGGGCAGCATCGTGCGGGTGGTCAATCTGGAAAACGGAAAAACCGTCATCGTGCGTATCAATGACCGTGGACCGTTTAAAAAGCAGTATGTCATTGACCTGTCACGTCAGGCCGCCGTGCGGCTGGATATGCTGCAGAAAGGAACAGCCAGGGTGCGCATAGAACCGCTCGACCGTAATGTCATTGACGGTGAGGCACCGCAGGCTGTTGTTCCTGCCGCCATTCGCAGAACTGCGCAGCGCAACGCCACGGGTGATGAGCAGAAGGCGGTATCGCAGGCCGGAACCGCACCGGCTGGTGGTCAGACCGGTACGGCGCAGCCCTCTGCCGGACAGCATGATTCTGCTGAGACAGCTGCTGCCGCTGGTGCAACAAAGGCCGGTATGACCGCTGCGGTTTCACAGGGCCGGGCGGACAGTTCTGTTGCCGCCCCCATCGCAGAGCGGGACGGCGTGGCTTCTCCGGACCATGCGCCGCAGGGCGGCAGCCATGCAAAAGAGCCGGTGAAGGAACAGCAGCCACAACCGGCAGCTAACAGTACCCGTCAGGCGCTGGCTGTGGCGGCTGCCATAACCGGCGCAGATCATGACAAAGCGGCGCACAAGACGGCACTGCCGGAAGAAAGCGGCGTACGAGACGGAAATTATGTGAAAAAACTGCCATCCGGCGTGTATGTGCAGGCCGGTGCATTCAGCAGACGCGAAAATGCGCGTAATTTCGCGCAACAGCTTGAAAAAGAAGGATTCGGACCGGTGTTGTGGAGTGCCAAAAACAGTGCCGGAAGCCTGTGGCTGGTGGTTGCGGGGCCGTTTGCAGATAAGGCGCAAGCCTATAACAGACTTGCAGCATTGCGAAATGCGGGTCACAATGGCTACTTGAAAGTGGTTGCTCCATAA